CCGCAATCAGGCCAGCTGCAAAGGATGCCGGAGAAATTGCCTGTGTTCCCTACGACGTCATCAGCAGGGAAGAGGCGATGGAATGGATAGACAAACACCCGGACTCCTTCATGAGAGTAATCCGTTCAGATGCCGTTCTCCCCGATCTTCCCGCCGAATCGGAGGAAGTTTATGCAAAGGCTAAGAAAAACCTCGAACATATGATTAAAAACCGCCTTTTGGTAAGAGACGACAAACCCGGAATATACCTCTACAGGGTAAAACAGGGCGGAAGCATATACACGGGATTCGTAGCTAACGTATCGGTCGACGATTATATAGAAGACAAGATAAAAAAGCACGAACTGACACGCTACGACAAGGAGATCGACAGGACCACGCATATAGATGTGACAAATACAAACACGGGACTTGTCGTTCTCCTTTACAGGGATCCTGGCGATGTTTTTCATTACATAGAATCACTTATTCCTGAAGAACAGCCCGATTCCATAGTAAAAATGGATTCAGGAATAGTCCACGAGGTTTTCAGGATCTCTGACGATGCAAAGATCAAAAATATCATCCGCATGTTCGAAGGTGTTGATTCATTATATATCGCCGACGGGCACCACAGGGCGAAATCGTCTGTAAACGTCGCGCTGAAGCGCAGGGAGAACGGGACCTCAACGGAAGAGTCGGAGAGATTCATGGCAGTAATCTTTGCCGAAAACAGGGTAAAGATCCACGGCTACTCAAGACTCGTCACGGATCTCGGGGAATATACTCCCGAATCCTTTATGAAGGCGCTTGGAGGAAAATTCGAGATAAAAAAATACGGTGAGATCGACGATACAGTATTCAGGATACCCCCGTTAAAAGAATCCGGTATCCCGCGCCATGTCTTTCACATGTACATCAAAGGCGAATGGTATGAAATATCATGCCCGGTCGAAAATCCTGAAGACACCATAGGATCACTCGATGTTTCCGTTCTCCAGAAGAAGGTCATGGAGGATATGCTTGGGATAAACGATCCCAGGGGAGATCCGAGGCTGCAGTATCTCGGCGGCGCAAGACCCCTTTCCGATCTTGAAATGCGTGTAAACAGCGGGGAATTCGCAGTCGCTTTCTCGATGCAGCCGGTAAAGGTGGAAACTGTACTTAAAACCGCCGACGAAGGAAACATCATGCCGCCCAAATCGACATGGTTCGAACCGAAGCTCCTCTCGGGTCTTACGTTGCACACTCTTGATTAAACCATCATTTTTTTCAAAAAAATTTCCTTTTCAGCATAAATACCACAATATCTTCCACATATAAAATCAGTTAGTAACGGTTTTATTAACCCTTCCAGATACTCTTTCTATAGATCTTTTCTGGGTGGTCGATGGTGGTTAAAAAAAACAGGCTGATTCTGATAATTGCAATTATTCTTGTTCTGGCATCCATCTGCGGATATGTATTGATTAATGGCATAAATCCCGGAGATTACCTGAAAGAGAACGGTCTTTTTTCGCAGTCGCCCGCACAGGAACAAACTGATTCATCAACAGATACGACGACTGCGGGGCAGAACACAGAAAGCGTGCCCGGCTTAAACCAGAGATCATTTGAAACTGCCGCCAATAAGCTCCATATCCTTGATTCGGAAGGCATTCTTGATCTGAATAACATTACATACCACCAGATCCTCGGGAGATTTGTCGACTTAAACGGCCTTGCAGATTCCTGGATGATCGGTGCAGGAAAGGACGGACAAAGCATCCTTTTAGTATACAATTCAGGCGAATGGAATGAGCAGGAATGGCCAGGGGCCCTGTCCGAAGAAACGATCGATATTGAAAACATCACCCTGCCTGAAGACCTTTATAAACAAAACAGCGAAATCATCAGGAAAACTTTAGCAGTGGCAAACGCTTCGTACTCCGATCTCTCCCTTAAAGACGGGATTTATACCATCTCCATTCAAAACACGAATAACATCGCGGAACTGAAATTCAAAGCGGACAGCGGGGAGATGATCTGACCTGAAAATGAGAACATTTAGGGAGAATGGAATTTTATCAGTTGATTTCCTGATAGGTTTTTCAATATTCCTGCTCGCCCTGATAATGATTCTTACAATGATCCCCGGTATCTTTGCAGGACTTGACAGCGCCCAGATAGATTACGATGCAGTCGCGTACAGAACATCCGTCATTCTCTGTGAAGATCCCGGCTGGCCTGCAGATGAAGACTCATGGGAGTTTATGGACACGTACCATAAAGACGATATCGACCGCCTCGGCCTTGCCGTATCATCCACTTCGTCCAATATACTCTCAAAAGAAAAAACGAAAGCTTTCTTCAATGAAAATGAGAATCTGGTCCTTGAAAACGACGATTACCACTCAAAGGTTCTCTTCGGTGAAATCCCATATTATTACAATATCTCATTAAAGATCGAAAACCATCCGGTCAATACCACGGGAAATATTGCACCGGATTCAGGCTATGGCTATATGAGACGCCTCGTCAAACTGAAAGAGCCCGGATACGCCAAGATAGATTCCGGCGAATTCAATAAAACGAATACAACCATCACAACCCTTAACCCATATGTGTATACCGGATTTTCTGTCATCTTCGACTATGCCGAACTCCATAACAAATCCATAGATGAAGCATACAGGTTCATGCTACATAGCGAACCCGCATCTATCACAATATACAATTTCAGCAGCTCGCTCAACCGGTCAGATATATACAATGTTACCCTCACTAAGATTAGGTTCATAAATGACGACAAAGAAGTTCCTATGGTTTACAGTACTTACCACAATGACACGTACCGGTTTTTCATCGACGGCATCCAACATACGATGCAGGGTCCGTTCGAAATCAGTGATGCGGACGAGCTGAAATTCGAAATTTATCCGCCTCTCATGTTCTCTGACGAAATTGGAAAATCTCTGTCAGTTGTATTCAACATGACATACGAATTTGTCCCCGACGAATCAATGAAGCACTATTACATCTCTGGTGATATTCCCTACACCTACAACAAGGACTATATGACCGAACCATACCTGAAAGACGGAGTTATGGAGGTTATGATATGGTAATCTCAGATGATTGTGGTCAGCTCTTTACAATCGAAGGACTTGTTGCAGGACTGATAATGCTGTCAGCGGCTTTCATCGTCGCAGATTCTATCACGATATACACGCCGGGCGACGCCCATATATCGGACATGCAGCTGGAACAGCTTGGCAGCGACGCACTCCTGATGCTTGACACCGCGAACAACTATAGCGAAAAAAGTACTCTAAGAACTGTTGCAGAGATGATTGACAACGGAGGAACAGACGCCTACAATGCCAGTATATTGTTTAAAGATGCATTTAAAAATGAGCTCGCGAGAGGATCAGGAACGTCGGAGATCGTGGATTCAATAAGATACAATGCAACTGTCTATTACAGGAATACCGGATCGAACAGTGTCATGAGTTATGCATTAGGAGACAGCGGAACCGGCGAAAGCCAGCCGATAGGAAGCGAAGTCTCACGCCAGCCCGAGATCAGTACCGGACGGCTTGTTCTTGTCGATGACGGCGCACAAAACAGAATATACAGGGTAGAGGTGAGACTATGGAGAGAATGAACGAAGACGGACAGTGGATAGTCCTGATGGGATTCATCGTCAGCGTCTCTCTCTTCGTTCTTGCAATTATCATCAACCAGTCGGTGACGGTAGGACAGACCACATCGGAGGCTGTTCTGGAATTTCCAAAGAATGAGATCACAGAGGTCCGCGAAGCAGTTATTGATATCGCAAAAAAAGATCCTTCGTCCGACATTCTCAAAAAGGACCTCTACGCTCTCTCGATGGACAGGATGAATGCCGTAGTATACTACGATATAACGAATAAAAAATATGAGGATGACTACTACAAATACGACGAAATCCTGATCCGTTTCAACAACGGGGTGACTAAATACAATGAGACCTATTGGCTGCCGGAAAAAAAATGAAGGTGGGATTTATCGCGTGAGGGACAAAGATGAAGCCGTAAGCACGGTCCTTGAATACATGAATATAACAGCGATTCTCATTGTAATGATGATCCTGCTCACCCTGCTTATCAACTCAGTAATTATCGAAGATTCTTCGGAGAAACTGAAGTATCATGCATTTGTCGACATAGGAAACGGGGTCAGTACAAGGATAGTAGATCTATATGTAATCGCTCCGTCAAACGGGCGGATCGTGACAAACCTCGATCTTCCCGAAGACGTGGCAAACGGGGATTATACGGTGAAGATGGACCCGTCGGCAACTGGTGCGGCACAACAGATTATTGTCACCGACGGAAACGTGAAGAGTGTCATATCAATTGCAGGGATAGGTGCCACCAAAGCTGTAACAGGCAATACGACGGGAAGCGGTCTCAACAGGATAATATACGATTCAGGAGGAGTCTGAAGATGATAAAAGAATACGGCAGCGAAGGAGTATCCGAGTCTATCGGATTCCTGATAATGTTTACAATAGTTCTTACCGGAATTGCAATGGTCTCTCTTGTAGGGTACCCGATGCTTATCCAGACGCAAATCAGTTCTGACGAGAGAAACATGGAGCAGGCAATGATCTCGGTCCAAAACGATATGAAAATAATGACCTTCAGCAATGTCCCGTTCCGCGATTCAACAATTAAGGTATCGGGGGGAGGGCTTACCGCGATAGACAATGCCTCCCTCGGACAGAGTTTCACGATCTCGGATGATACGGGCACCGGATTCAGCGTTGAATACAAGCCGGGGGCTATCCAATATGAATCGGATGACGGGACCGCAGTCCTTACTCTCATGAACGGCGCAGTAGTCAGGAGGGAAAAATTCCAGAACGGTTCGGTCATGATAGCCGAACCCCGGTGGTTCTACGATATAGACGAAAAAACTCTCGTAATTTACATGACTGTCCTGAACGCGGACAGAGAATACTATGAACGTGGAATCGGAACCATCAAAATGAGCATGAAGACACAACCTGTTATAATTGACACTCCATACGGGACACCTGCAAATGTCACGGTCACCTATGCATACGATCCTGACGACGATTATTCGGTCGCATGGAGAAATTACCTGACCGGAGACTCGATAGTGGAAGGAGGTTTTGCAGAAACCGGTTCAGGAAAGTATTCACTTAGCGGAGTGGAAAGGCTTGTAGTAAAGGAATACGATATAAAAATTGAGAATATGTAAATTTACCTGATTTACAGGTAATTATTTCTTCTCAGCCACTCGACCTGCGGCTTGGTATATCTGTATATTATATCACACTTCTCGTCCTGGAAATCCCACGGGACAACAATAAGGACATCCCCTTCGCGAATCCAGACGCGCTTCTTGATCTTTCCCTTGATTCGCCCTGTTCTTGTTACGCCGTCATAACATCTTACGCGGATATGATTTGCCCCGAGCATAAGGTCTGCCGTTGCAAACATCTCCCTTTTCTTGGAATTCGGAAGTTTTACCCTGATTATGGCTTCTTCATTGTTTTGATTATTATTGTAACTTGCCAGAAATTTCAACTCCAGATAATATACTTTTGTTTTTATCTATTATATTAATTAGGATAATAGCCGAAACAATTCCTTCATTTTTTTGTTAACGGGTAAATTATCCATATAGAGAAAATTAATTGCCTTTGAGTAGCTTTTTTAATATATGGATGTCCTGCCGTTTAGTACATGGTATTACATCATGGGCATAGTAGGCATAGCTGTATTTTCCATCACCGGAGTTCTGGCAGGGGCAAAGAGAGGGATGGATCTCTTTGGCATTGTTATCATCGGCGTTATTACCGCACTTGGCGGCGGTACATTAAGGGATCTTATCCTTGACGTTCCTGTCTTCTGGATCAACAATAACCTGTACATTGCAATCGCCCTCTCTGCGGCAATAGTCGCATTCTTCCTTGCAAAACCGTTATGGTGCTCGTACAGGGCATTGCTGATTCTCGACGGACTCGGTGTCGCTCTCTTCAACGTGCAGGCGATAGATAAGACACTCGCATACGGCTTCAGCCCGGTTGTCGCAGTAATTATGGGTATAATCACAGGAATCACCGGGGGAATAATACGTGATCTGCTCGCAGGAAATCCAAACCTTATACTTAAACAGGAGCTCTATGCAACCCCGATACTTATCGGAGGAGTGTTCTATATCATATGGCTGACATATCTCCCGGATGCTCCCTTTGGAAGTCTTTTAGCAATACTGATCGTATTCTTGATCAGGTTTGCTGCGATAAAATGGGATCTCAGGTATCCCCGCTGGCTCCTTTTTCCGGGAAAAGACGATTCATAGTAAAAGGAGACATACTGAAAATATTAGTAATTATTTTTCAAAAACATCTCAAATTTCTCGAGGCATTGCTCCATGTCTTCTCTTCCGAATCCTACCCTGAAATGTGAATCTCCGAATTCATAGACAGTCGAGGGCAGAAGAAGAACCCCGGTTTCATCAACGACCTTTTTGCAGAAATCAGCAGCTGACTCTCCATTCTTCAGTTTCACAAAACCGATCGATGCCGCCACTGGCCGGACCCATTCAAAGAGATCTGAGTGCCGTTCCATGAATGAATCCAGTATCTCAAGATTCTTTCTTATAATTCCAAGACTCCTGTCAACAAGACGATCGGAATGCCTCAATGCAACAGCCGCAAGGTACTCGGACGGAGCACTACTGCAGATAGTCGTATAATCCTTAAGCGAAGAGATCTTTTCGAGAGTCTCCCTGTCCCTTGCCGCTATCCAGCCCGACCGGAGTCCTGCAAGACCGAATGCCTTAGACATTACACCAAGGGAGAATCCCTTTTCGTATAGATCTGCTGCCGCAGGAAGACGGGTTTCAGGATCGAATTCAAGCTGCCTGTAGACCTCGTCTGAAAATAAATAGAGATCATGCTTCTTCGCCACACTTACAATCGTCCCGAAGTCTTCTTTCGATAAATTGAAGCCGGTCGGATTATGCGGGCTGTTGATTATAATCGCCTTTGTGTTTTCACGGATATTTTTCACGAGAAAATCCGGATCAGGCCTCCATCCGTCCTCCTCTTTCATCTCCCAGAGAGTGACCTCACAGCCGATTGCCTTCGCTATCTCATATAGCGACTGGTAGGCAGGGAACTGGACGATCACATGATCACCTTTCGAAAGAACCACATTCATGAAAATGAATATCCCTTCCTCCGCACCTGCAAAGGTGATTACATCATCCGGGGATATATTACCATAAAGCTTTGAGATCTCTTCCCTGAGTTCCTTTCCTCCACGGGCTTCAGTATACCCCAGGCGAAGATCCATCAGGCCCGCTTCCGCTCCTTCTTCAAATGAAAGCAGTTCGCTGACGGTTATTGTCTCGCAGTCTGATGTACAGAGAAGATGTGGGGCTGAAAATTCATAGATTCCCATGTATTTTTCAAGCAGGAAATTTTCAGGTCTCATGAAAGAATAATTTGTATTCCTTTTCTGAAATAACTGACCCGGTTGCTGAAAAAGTTAAGGAGGCGTGGATCAAATATTTATCAATGGAATATCGTTTTGCTGCGAGGATGAGAAATGCACCGGAATCGTTCCTGAAGAAACTATTCGCAGTATCATCAGATCCCTCGATAATATCATTTGCAGGCGGACTCCCTGATTCAAATCTTATAGATGTCCCCGGGATCAGGGAATCTGCAGCCCATGTCCTGGAAGAGGAGGGAAGAGAGGCACTCCAGTATACGACGACGGAAGGTTATCTCCCGTTAAGGGAGTTCATAGCTGAGAGGTACAGGAAAAGGCTCGGGATCTCCGCCTCAGCGGAAAATATCAGGATCGTCAACGGATCGCAGCAGTGCCTTGACATTATAGGCAAGATATTCATAGAGAATAAAGACGTAATAGGGATCGAGAGGCCGGGTTATCTCGGCGCAATAGAGGCTTTTTCACTATATGAACCGGTTATAAAAAGCGTCGACATGAACGAATCGGGTCCGGATATGAGGGGGTTCGAAAAGCTCGTAACGGATGATAAGATCAAATTCTTCTACGGGATTCCCAATTTCCAGAACCCGACCGGCAGATCATACTCTTACGATGCAAGAAAACAAATCGGCGGGATCATCGGAGGAACTGGATCGCTCTTCTACGAAGATGATGCATTCGGAGAACTGGCCTTCGATCAAAAACCGAGGATGCCGGTGAACAAATTCGCACCTGAAAACGTGATCACCAGCGGATCATTCTCAAAAACCGTCGCCCCGGGTATGAGAATAGGGTGGATCATGGCCCCGCCGGAGATAATATCCGTATTCGATACGGCTAAACAGGCAGCCGACTTGCACTCTAACTTCCTCTGTCAGAAGATCCTTGACCACTATCTCAGGAACAACGACTATGACGCCCACCTGAAGCGGGTAGTATCAGTCTACCGGGACAACTGCATGCTGATGCAGGACCTTCTCGATGACATGGCGAATATCGGGATTACGCATACCAGCCCTGAAGGCGGGATGTTCATGACCGCCGGACTTCCGAAGGGCTTATCCTCGATGAAAGTTTTTGATGACGGAATAAAAAACGGTGTAGCCGTTCTTCCCGGCATTCCGTTTTATTCAGGCGACGGCGGAGACGATATGATCAGGCTCAACTTCTCGAATACCAGCGAGGAAAATATAAAAGAAGGGATGAAAAGACTCTCAAAAGTTCTTAAGACAGGCTTATGAGAAATTGCAAAAGGAAGTCCGAGTTGTCTTCGTACCAATCCGGTCAAAAACGCTTATGAAAAAGAGGTTTAATGGATTTTTTCATGTAAAAAACCCTCATGACGGGCGATTCCATCACACAATAACCGATAAAAATCTACAAAACCTGTTGGAATCAAGACAAGGGATCTAAAGGATCCCAATCGGGATTCCCAAACAAAAGCAAATAAACAGCCCAGGGGACCCTTGCCGGTCCCCCGGGCGTGCCGTTGGAAGATTATCTTAAGGCAAGGCCCCTGGGCAGGGGCCGTCCGGCGGCTTTGGGCGCCGGTGCCGGGGTCGCCTGAGAAAGACATGAGACAGTAAAGAGCCAAAAAGTTTGTTGGAATTCGGACAGGGGATCTAAAGTGTCCGGGTCCGGATTTTTATAGCAAAAGAGAATGATTATGAATCGAAGTAGCCGGAATTATTATCTCCGGCTCTTCAATTATTTTTATCAGTCAGGATATCAGACAGTATCTTTGAGATATCTATCCAGATAATCAGCGCCTTGTTTCCCGAATTATCCCGGCCTGATTTAATTATCCCTTTTACATATGCTTCCTTTGAAACGGATCCGTCCATCATGTCGATGTCTTCTTCAGGGACCTGGAGAACGCTCCGGACATCATCCACGATAAGTCCTATATTCGAACCGTTTGCAGCCTCGGAAACGAGAACTATGATCTTCCCGTTTTCAGCCGTGGCTGATGCGGAAAGACCCATGAGCTGGTTGAGATTGAGAATGTTTGTAATCTCTCCCCTCAGGTTTATGATTCCGGCGATATGATCAGGAGCTCTCGGGACGGGAGTTATCGGGATCATCTCAACGATTTCACGTGCAATCTGGATATCAAGGGCATACTGGACGCCGGATATCTCAAACTGCACCACATCCTTAAACGCAGACATGATTATCTCCCCCTAGTATTTGAACCTTGAATTAGCCGATTCAAGCTTCTGCACATAGGAGTTCACCTCATGCATGGCACTCCCGATCTCCTCAATTGATGCACTCGCTTCTTCTGCAAGTGCTGCAAGCTCTTCCGCGTCTCTCTGGACATCCTTTGTCTGCTCCGTGCCCGAATCCATCTCCCTTACGATATTGTTGGAGATATTTGCCTGGTCTTCAATAGCCTTCGTAATCTCACCGATATCGTTCGAGACCTGCTCGGCATTTTTGATAATCGTATTTAGGGCCTCAATTGCCTTGTTGACGCTTTCGACACCCTCGACTATCTCATCGTTTGCCGCAGTAATTGCATTTGCAGTCTTTTCACTGCTGGACTGGACCATCGAAACGACATTTTCTATGGAATCTGTTGCAGCCCTTGCTTCACCTGCAAGGTTTTTAACTTCACCTGCCACTACTGCAAAACCCCGGCCGTGTTCGCCTGCACGTGCCGCCTCTATTGCGGCATTGAGTGCAAGAAGGTTGATCTGCCCTGCAATATCATTAATGAGCTTTACAACCTTGCTGACCTCTTTAACTTTTTCCGTCAGATCCTGAATCTCACCGACACTTGCCTCGGCAATTGCCTTTACGTTGTTCATCTTGTGGTTTGCATCAATTCCAAGACTATTCGCCTCTTTGCCAATTACCACAACATCGTTTGTAGCATTGAACACTTCCTGGGACGTACTTGCAATCTCTTCATTTGATGCCGACAGATCGGCAATCTGGCGATTTACATTCTCAATGTTCCTGAGGAGTTCCTTCGTCTGCTCCGCGGTCTTCTGGCTGGTTCCCGCAACACCTTCCGCAGCCTTTGCAACCTCATCGGCACCCTTGCTGACCTCGTTTGAATTCGAGACGATCATCTTTGTTACTTCTACGCTTGCAGAGACCAGTTCGGAGACCGAAACGCCGATATTGTCGACTGCCGTCCTGAATTCAAGGAAATCTCCAGATACATATACGTTGCCTGAAAATCTTGCAGTGAAATCCGCATTCGAATATAGGCTGCATACCCTCATTCCCTCTTTTAGCGGCAATGCAACCGCTTCAAGCAGGTTGTTCATGTTTTCGACGATTTCACGGTATGCCCCTTCATATTTCGACACATCGACCCTGAATTCAAGCTTTCCCTCTTCTCCGGCACCGACAAGATGCATTATATCATCTGTAAGTCTCCGAACGGTATCGTTGACAGAACTTACGGAAGCTGTAACCTCAAGGAATTTTTCCCTGATCTCCATTGTCTTTTCATCGGCTTCGCCGACTTTTAATTTCAGATCCTCGGGTCTTCCCGAGGCAATACATTCAAGATCGGCAGCAACATTTGCAAGTTCCTGCTCAAGGTACCTTTGAGGCCTGATTATGTCTGTAAGATCCTGGACCGTCTCGACATAACCCATGGTATTTCCGTCTGCGTCAAGAACCGGCGCAGTTGTCTGCTTGCATTCCGTTCCGTGCCAGTCGAAGAAAGTCTCATTATGTCCTGTGGTTCTCAGTTGCCGGATACCGCAGTTTTCAGTATTGCATATATTTGCATTCGCAGTACTGCAGGGCATTCCATATGAAGACTCCCTGTTCTTTATCTCATTGTTCTCGATCAGGAGTGCTTCGAAAGCCTTGTTAAGGAAAGTCCATTTCATGTCATTGTCAGTTACATGAATCGGATACGGAACCGCATCAAGTATGGATTCATACCATGCCCTCTGGTTTTCGATATCCGTCACATCGTTCAATGTAATAATGACCTCAAGCGGTTTGCCGTTTTTGTCGAACTCCGGATCAATTGCAATCTGTATGATTCTCCTGTCGCCCTTAAAGGTCATATGGAATAAACCGCTCGCTCTTCTTTTCTTTTCCAGGGCATCCTTCGATCCTTCTCCGCTGATCTTTTGAAGACTGAATTCCCTGTAAAAATCATCCAGGCTTAATGATGTCAGCTTTTCCCTGCTGTATCCAGTTAGTTCGACGAAATCATCATTTACGATGACAATATTGAGACTGCCATCCATGATGAAGGAAGAAGTTGGTGTGCGAAGGATGGATTCGTAATAATATTCGGCTCTATCCTCGGCATCTTTCATCCCCCTCATCAGCCTGTTCACGAGCGAACAGATCTCCGAATATTCTTCTCCGACAGAACTCTCATCAATTGAAACCCCCCTGTTTCCATTGATATATTCAGTTATTTTCTTCTCTAAATAATCCATTGCCATATTAAATCCCTCCATTGAGTGATCCGTTATATCCGGATCAACTCTCAAGAGGCGTGTGAAGTTATTATCAATATATAACTTGGGAATGTTGCAGTTTTTTTAGAAGCAATTTCAAAAAAAGTAGAAACAGTTATCCAAATCTTTACCCTTTTTTTTATTATGTCCGACTGAAAATTAATTTCATGCAGAGTTTCCCGTGACTAACTTTTCATCCATTTCTTCCGTTTATAAATACACCGATGACCGGGGCACATGCACTCAACTCATAATAATTAGTCCCGGCATCTTCACAACAAAATCATTTCTTTTCCTGATCCTGTTATATCATCTTTCTCACTATGCACGACAGGTCCGGAAAACAAATTATAAAAGATATTTTACTGTTCCGTCCGGGTAATAGGAAGTATGAAATATGCCATAATTAAAGTACAAAATAATAATTAAAGATCCGGTACGCGGGAATACAAAATTATGAAGAGAAAGATACTCATGATTGCGGTATTTGCAATCTTAATACTGGCATCAGGATGTACAACGGAAGATGATTCCCTGGATGTAATCTGTATAATGCCGGAGGAAACAACCACGGTACAGACTTTTTCCCCGACCGAAACGACATCGCTCACACCCGAAGTT
The Methanolacinia paynteri genome window above contains:
- a CDS encoding methyl-accepting chemotaxis protein, with amino-acid sequence MAMDYLEKKITEYINGNRGVSIDESSVGEEYSEICSLVNRLMRGMKDAEDRAEYYYESILRTPTSSFIMDGSLNIVIVNDDFVELTGYSREKLTSLSLDDFYREFSLQKISGEGSKDALEKKRRASGLFHMTFKGDRRIIQIAIDPEFDKNGKPLEVIITLNDVTDIENQRAWYESILDAVPYPIHVTDNDMKWTFLNKAFEALLIENNEIKNRESSYGMPCSTANANICNTENCGIRQLRTTGHNETFFDWHGTECKQTTAPVLDADGNTMGYVETVQDLTDIIRPQRYLEQELANVAADLECIASGRPEDLKLKVGEADEKTMEIREKFLEVTASVSSVNDTVRRLTDDIMHLVGAGEEGKLEFRVDVSKYEGAYREIVENMNNLLEAVALPLKEGMRVCSLYSNADFTARFSGNVYVSGDFLEFRTAVDNIGVSVSELVSASVEVTKMIVSNSNEVSKGADEVAKAAEGVAGTSQKTAEQTKELLRNIENVNRQIADLSASNEEIASTSQEVFNATNDVVVIGKEANSLGIDANHKMNNVKAIAEASVGEIQDLTEKVKEVSKVVKLINDIAGQINLLALNAAIEAARAGEHGRGFAVVAGEVKNLAGEARAATDSIENVVSMVQSSSEKTANAITAANDEIVEGVESVNKAIEALNTIIKNAEQVSNDIGEITKAIEDQANISNNIVREMDSGTEQTKDVQRDAEELAALAEEASASIEEIGSAMHEVNSYVQKLESANSRFKY